A region from the Corynebacterium halotolerans YIM 70093 = DSM 44683 genome encodes:
- a CDS encoding bifunctional DNA primase/polymerase: MVSHTPTPYQHSGPTSSAADRAAALQDVLREAPRVDQADRETVLAWAARLQRLGLYVFPVQAGAKLPATGKGGFRHGTTDPETLAAMYTQGMNLGVWLGASGLVVIDADTPAEVEAYRAWWRSVARGAALPAPTVATPGTQDGHHGGGHWWTVADVDLREVPEMDLAAPGAGDDEPTATATAKTGGHYVLLPGSVRTDAADPAHPTYTVTGEVQHNRAGTPGVVTTVVRAREKQAQDRARVRERSQHYLEHVAGRGGAIDEWTEATPWSEILEPHGWELTTTLARCGCENWTRPGKSDGSKSATAHETYTCTADMGNVLKVFSDNAAPLAPVRDTGQGGYSKLDAYAALEHGGDTGAAMDDLNMVSGQFLDPADVDPTTWPEGWAEKWERGLETLQAHQAAAANLRAVDTGLDDSELWEARPWLGEVKRLAWLRAADPYALLLVVLSEVALRVPPQYILASPSDVSLNLFTMLLAGSSEGKGTTSKLGRKLVAHDFRGEVEITSINGWSGQGMGKVFTWRGKGEQPDDWKPPHVRFIDSEASKLINLAKSESSTHFAALNGMFMGEEQGAGNSEESRFWQLAAHTGRGCVQLEAQDPVVGPLMTGDALDTGLTARLLLARPWLPVAARQEWKRQRDAGLLEDRHADPEPVVIVNPDHFPRIRRADGLVPFPTAPEVLNLLEDARLGLGGDRDELTAHEGLRRRKVATLMAIASGEAEVTMEWWHLAGYVMANHRAVIRQWRKDHGAREREAVVAKLAEAASREDEARAQKMDADLDRVVEWLRALDPQHRDPEGWVKWSLVRSNGPGRRWTNDHRDKVRQTLEDDPRVEVEEVARGHRLRLTA, from the coding sequence ATGGTATCCCATACCCCCACCCCGTACCAGCACAGTGGTCCCACCAGCTCCGCCGCCGACCGCGCCGCCGCCCTCCAGGACGTACTCCGTGAGGCCCCGCGGGTAGATCAGGCCGACCGTGAGACGGTCCTGGCGTGGGCGGCGCGTCTCCAGCGGTTGGGCCTGTACGTGTTCCCGGTCCAGGCTGGGGCGAAACTCCCCGCCACCGGTAAGGGTGGTTTCCGACACGGCACCACGGACCCGGAGACGTTGGCCGCCATGTATACCCAGGGCATGAACCTGGGTGTGTGGCTGGGAGCCAGCGGCCTGGTGGTCATCGACGCGGACACCCCCGCGGAGGTGGAGGCGTACCGCGCCTGGTGGCGTAGCGTCGCCCGCGGAGCCGCGCTCCCGGCCCCCACCGTGGCCACCCCCGGCACCCAGGACGGCCACCACGGCGGTGGGCACTGGTGGACGGTGGCAGACGTAGACCTCCGAGAGGTGCCGGAAATGGACCTGGCCGCGCCCGGCGCGGGGGATGATGAACCCACCGCCACCGCCACGGCTAAGACGGGCGGGCATTACGTGTTGCTCCCCGGCTCCGTGAGGACGGACGCGGCGGACCCGGCTCACCCCACCTACACCGTCACCGGGGAGGTCCAGCACAACCGCGCCGGGACCCCTGGCGTGGTCACCACCGTGGTCCGCGCCAGGGAGAAACAGGCCCAGGACCGGGCGCGTGTCCGTGAGCGTAGCCAGCACTACCTGGAGCACGTCGCCGGGCGCGGCGGGGCCATTGACGAATGGACGGAGGCCACGCCGTGGTCTGAAATCCTGGAGCCTCACGGCTGGGAGCTGACCACCACCCTGGCCCGGTGCGGGTGCGAGAACTGGACCCGGCCCGGTAAGTCGGACGGGTCCAAGTCCGCCACCGCCCATGAGACCTACACCTGTACCGCGGACATGGGAAACGTCCTCAAAGTGTTCAGCGACAACGCCGCCCCGCTGGCCCCGGTCCGCGATACCGGCCAGGGTGGCTATTCCAAGCTGGACGCATACGCCGCCCTGGAGCACGGCGGCGATACGGGCGCGGCCATGGATGACCTGAACATGGTCAGCGGCCAGTTTCTGGACCCGGCGGACGTGGACCCCACCACCTGGCCGGAGGGCTGGGCAGAGAAGTGGGAGCGCGGGCTGGAGACTCTCCAGGCTCACCAGGCCGCGGCCGCGAACCTCCGCGCCGTGGACACGGGCCTGGATGACTCGGAGCTATGGGAGGCGCGCCCCTGGCTGGGAGAGGTTAAGCGGCTGGCCTGGCTTAGAGCCGCGGACCCCTACGCCCTGTTGCTGGTGGTCCTTTCGGAGGTGGCCCTCCGTGTGCCTCCCCAGTACATTCTGGCCTCACCGTCTGACGTGTCGCTCAATCTGTTCACCATGCTCCTGGCCGGGTCCAGTGAGGGTAAGGGCACCACGTCCAAGCTGGGCCGGAAACTGGTGGCCCATGACTTCCGCGGGGAGGTGGAAATCACCAGCATTAACGGCTGGTCCGGCCAGGGCATGGGAAAGGTATTCACCTGGAGGGGAAAGGGTGAACAACCGGATGACTGGAAACCGCCTCACGTCCGTTTCATCGACTCCGAAGCGTCCAAGCTCATTAACCTGGCCAAGTCTGAAAGCTCTACCCATTTCGCAGCCCTTAACGGCATGTTCATGGGAGAGGAACAGGGAGCCGGAAACAGTGAGGAATCCCGTTTCTGGCAGCTGGCCGCCCACACGGGACGGGGGTGTGTCCAGCTGGAGGCCCAGGACCCCGTGGTGGGGCCTCTCATGACCGGTGACGCGCTGGACACCGGACTCACGGCCCGGCTATTGCTGGCCCGGCCCTGGCTCCCGGTGGCGGCGCGCCAGGAATGGAAGCGCCAGCGGGACGCGGGGCTACTGGAGGACCGTCACGCGGACCCGGAGCCGGTGGTCATCGTGAACCCGGACCACTTCCCCCGTATCCGCCGGGCGGACGGCCTGGTCCCGTTCCCCACCGCCCCGGAGGTCCTGAACCTGCTGGAGGACGCGCGGCTGGGTCTCGGAGGTGACCGTGATGAACTCACGGCCCATGAGGGTCTCCGCCGTCGAAAGGTGGCCACGCTCATGGCGATAGCCTCCGGGGAGGCGGAGGTGACCATGGAGTGGTGGCACCTGGCCGGGTACGTCATGGCCAACCACCGCGCCGTTATCCGCCAGTGGCGTAAGGACCACGGGGCGCGTGAGCGGGAGGCCGTGGTGGCGAAACTGGCGGAGGCGGCCAGCCGGGAGGATGAAGCCCGCGCCCAGAAGATGGACGCGGACCTGGACCGGGTGGTGGAGTGGCTCCGCGCCCTGGACCCCCAGCACCGAGACCCGGAGGGCTGGGTGAAATGGTCGCTGGTCCGGTCTAACGGGCCGGGACGGCGGTGGACCAATGACCACCGGGATAAAGTCCGGCAGACGCTGGAGGATGACCCCCGCGTGGAAGTGGAGGAAGTGGCCCGCGGCCACCGCCTCCGGCTTACCGCGTAG
- a CDS encoding recombinase family protein: MTTDHGGRAAIYARISEDRQDGAGVARQIAECRELAAARGLDVVAVHQDNNISAYTGKDRPGFSALMADMAMGRVDVVLAWAVDRLARNTEDNERLLVAATKSKVRIITVQGGEADLETAGGKFVARFTALISSYESDIKAARISAAARQRATAGRPPGGIRKFGYSKDHRELDPVEAPALREAVEAILSGSSVRSQAARLNERGLFTPSRKRKSDGAERGRNLWQTTTLRNTLLSPAIAGLVSYKGELFPDVEAQWPAIITPSQHHALVALLTNPARRTNGRKGRGAKYLGSGLFKCGGQGCPDGRMVTSKQRRKNGHATVYVCKYSHSDHGPAGASHTGRNVELTDRTVREVIVARLEKGDIQQALARSKGQDTAELVTERDTVRQAMADLAEAVGAGAMTVAQMTAANAGLMARLEELNERLEAADTTGVLAQLDGVTSPRDYWDSADLERRRAVLDALVEVVILPVGRGLPAGPESIQFNWKV, translated from the coding sequence ATGACCACAGATCACGGCGGGCGCGCCGCCATATATGCGCGCATATCGGAGGACCGCCAGGACGGCGCGGGTGTGGCCCGGCAGATAGCAGAGTGCCGGGAGTTGGCCGCCGCCCGCGGCCTGGACGTGGTGGCCGTCCACCAGGACAACAACATTTCCGCGTACACGGGAAAGGACCGGCCAGGTTTCTCCGCCCTCATGGCAGACATGGCCATGGGGCGGGTGGACGTGGTGCTGGCGTGGGCCGTGGACCGTCTGGCCCGGAACACGGAGGACAATGAGCGGTTACTGGTGGCCGCCACGAAATCCAAGGTCCGGATAATCACGGTCCAGGGCGGGGAGGCGGACCTGGAGACCGCGGGCGGGAAGTTCGTGGCCCGTTTCACCGCCCTCATTTCCAGTTACGAGAGCGACATTAAGGCCGCCCGTATCTCCGCCGCCGCCCGGCAACGGGCCACGGCTGGCCGCCCTCCCGGCGGTATCCGAAAGTTCGGTTATTCCAAGGACCACCGCGAACTAGACCCCGTGGAGGCCCCGGCGCTCCGTGAGGCCGTGGAGGCCATCCTGTCCGGGTCCAGTGTGCGCTCCCAGGCCGCCAGATTGAATGAGCGCGGCCTGTTCACCCCGTCCCGGAAACGGAAATCAGACGGAGCGGAGCGGGGCCGGAACCTGTGGCAGACCACCACGCTCCGAAACACCTTGTTGTCCCCGGCTATAGCGGGCCTGGTCAGTTACAAGGGCGAACTATTCCCGGACGTAGAGGCCCAGTGGCCCGCGATCATCACCCCCTCCCAGCACCACGCCCTGGTGGCCCTGTTGACCAATCCGGCGCGGAGGACCAACGGACGAAAGGGCCGCGGGGCCAAGTACCTGGGGTCCGGCCTATTCAAGTGCGGTGGCCAGGGGTGCCCGGACGGTCGTATGGTCACCTCGAAACAGCGCCGGAAGAACGGACACGCCACGGTCTACGTGTGCAAATACTCCCACTCCGATCACGGCCCAGCCGGGGCCAGCCACACGGGCCGGAACGTGGAACTTACGGACCGGACCGTCCGGGAGGTCATCGTGGCCCGCCTGGAGAAAGGCGACATTCAACAGGCCCTGGCGCGGTCCAAGGGCCAGGACACCGCGGAGCTGGTGACGGAGCGGGACACGGTACGCCAGGCCATGGCAGACCTGGCGGAGGCCGTAGGGGCCGGGGCCATGACCGTGGCACAGATGACCGCCGCTAACGCTGGCCTCATGGCGCGCCTGGAGGAACTGAATGAGCGCCTGGAGGCCGCCGACACCACCGGAGTCCTAGCCCAGCTGGACGGGGTGACCTCCCCTAGGGATTACTGGGACTCCGCCGACCTAGAGCGCCGCCGCGCCGTCCTGGACGCGCTGGTGGAGGTGGTCATCCTCCCGGTGGGCCGGGGCCTGCCCGCCGGGCCGGAGTCAATCCAGTTCAACTGGAAAGTGTAG
- a CDS encoding type VII secretion-associated protein, whose amino-acid sequence MSSPATPPTVENGSAAPDTLTITVLDTATIFEGPDTVYRYDLPGTGVTEGWALAAVIDQAKELCSLHWPEVEIIIDADEPTTELLTRTLLNKGVAAYPTEALRETALPTEPQDHEVEIARPTTGGRHRFHGGGLAARLGLHPFHLAIVAVIVAVGAVSWWAIDNQSGRPAPGQDPDAVIAAHPGPGERAGEAAAAEDPTAPDPAPGGEEPDDAAEPSAGVVLEHSGLRLAAPVGFHVDNRGDALLATGDDPDLRIHLAADPVHNVPAEAVHREIETMVAEDPTLDGFHRDEDPGRGDEVLVYQELPGDGSEVAWSTWVAAGHQFSVGCHTRTTPTLPQQAACRMAVESLSMTG is encoded by the coding sequence ATGAGCTCACCCGCGACCCCGCCGACCGTCGAGAACGGTTCCGCCGCACCCGACACCCTGACCATCACGGTGCTCGACACCGCCACCATCTTCGAGGGTCCCGACACCGTCTACCGTTACGACCTGCCCGGCACCGGCGTCACCGAGGGCTGGGCACTGGCCGCCGTCATCGACCAGGCCAAGGAACTGTGCAGCCTGCACTGGCCCGAGGTCGAGATCATCATCGACGCCGATGAACCCACCACCGAACTGCTCACCCGCACCCTGCTGAACAAGGGCGTGGCCGCCTACCCCACCGAGGCGCTGCGCGAGACCGCCCTGCCCACCGAACCCCAGGACCACGAGGTCGAGATCGCCCGCCCCACCACGGGCGGGCGCCACCGCTTCCACGGCGGCGGACTCGCCGCCCGGCTCGGCCTGCACCCCTTCCACCTGGCGATCGTCGCCGTCATCGTCGCGGTCGGGGCCGTGAGCTGGTGGGCCATCGACAACCAGTCGGGCAGGCCCGCGCCGGGACAGGATCCGGACGCGGTGATCGCCGCCCACCCCGGACCGGGGGAACGGGCGGGGGAGGCGGCGGCCGCCGAAGATCCCACCGCGCCGGACCCCGCACCGGGCGGCGAGGAGCCCGACGACGCGGCCGAGCCCTCCGCCGGGGTGGTGCTCGAGCACTCCGGCCTGCGGCTGGCGGCCCCGGTCGGCTTCCACGTCGACAACCGCGGTGACGCCCTGCTGGCCACCGGCGACGACCCCGACCTACGCATCCACCTGGCCGCCGATCCCGTCCACAACGTCCCCGCCGAGGCCGTGCACCGGGAGATCGAGACGATGGTCGCCGAGGACCCCACCCTCGACGGGTTCCACCGCGACGAGGACCCCGGACGCGGCGACGAGGTGCTGGTCTACCAGGAACTTCCCGGCGACGGCTCCGAGGTCGCCTGGTCCACCTGGGTGGCGGCCGGGCACCAGTTCAGCGTCGGCTGCCACACCCGGACCACCCCGACACTGCCGCAGCAGGCCGCCTGCCGCATGGCCGTGGAGAGCCTGTCCATGACGGGATGA
- a CDS encoding WXG100 family type VII secretion target, whose translation MSQLFRTEADVMVATAGRVDDTNDQVQGELSRLQGVVDGVRASWAGSAQVSFDNLMQRWNTSARELREALLSISENIRHNARSFEGMEAQNAQAFNAVGGQGLAL comes from the coding sequence ATGTCTCAACTGTTCAGGACCGAAGCCGATGTCATGGTGGCCACCGCCGGCCGCGTGGACGACACCAACGACCAGGTGCAGGGCGAGCTGAGCCGGCTGCAGGGCGTCGTCGACGGCGTCCGCGCCAGCTGGGCGGGCTCGGCGCAGGTCAGTTTCGACAATCTCATGCAGCGGTGGAACACCTCCGCGCGTGAACTCCGGGAGGCGCTGCTGAGCATCTCGGAGAACATCCGCCACAACGCCCGCAGTTTCGAGGGCATGGAGGCGCAGAACGCACAGGCCTTCAACGCCGTCGGCGGCCAGGGCCTGGCCCTCTAG
- a CDS encoding WXG100 family type VII secretion target: MDAIKYQFGAIQAAAGDINATSGRINGLLDDLKSQLQPMVATWEGDSASAYAAAQAKWDNAAAELNVILSTISRTVQQGNDRMSDVNRMAAASWG, from the coding sequence ATGGACGCAATCAAGTACCAGTTCGGCGCCATCCAGGCCGCCGCCGGCGACATCAACGCCACCTCGGGCCGCATCAACGGTCTGCTCGACGACCTCAAGTCCCAGCTGCAGCCGATGGTCGCGACCTGGGAGGGCGATTCCGCCTCGGCGTACGCCGCCGCGCAGGCCAAGTGGGACAACGCCGCCGCCGAGCTCAACGTCATCCTGTCCACCATCTCCCGGACCGTCCAGCAAGGCAACGACCGCATGAGCGACGTCAACCGCATGGCCGCCGCCAGCTGGGGCTGA
- the rplM gene encoding 50S ribosomal protein L13, producing MSTYHPKSGDITRKWYVIDATDVVLGRLATHAADLLRGKGKPQFAPNVDCGDHVVVINADKVHISSNKREREMRYRHSGYPGGLKTMTLGRSLELHPERVVEEAIKGMMPHNKLSNSSAKKLHVFAGSEHPYAGQKPETYEIKQVAQ from the coding sequence GTGTCTACTTACCACCCGAAGAGCGGTGACATCACCCGTAAGTGGTACGTCATCGACGCCACCGACGTGGTGCTGGGCCGACTCGCCACCCACGCCGCAGACCTGCTGCGTGGCAAGGGCAAGCCCCAGTTCGCGCCGAACGTCGACTGCGGCGACCACGTTGTCGTCATCAACGCCGACAAGGTCCACATCTCCTCCAACAAGCGTGAGCGCGAGATGCGCTACCGCCACTCCGGCTACCCGGGTGGTCTGAAGACCATGACCCTGGGTCGCTCGCTCGAGCTGCACCCGGAGCGCGTGGTCGAGGAGGCCATCAAGGGCATGATGCCGCACAACAAGCTCTCCAACTCCTCCGCCAAGAAGCTTCACGTTTTCGCCGGCTCCGAGCACCCCTACGCCGGCCAGAAGCCCGAGACCTACGAGATCAAGCAGGTGGCCCAGTGA
- the rpsI gene encoding 30S ribosomal protein S9, giving the protein MTEPNNTEDFAADAADIAAAAAATEEFSYTIGDAVAPEAEEQVEETAPIVHEGPIQTVGRRKRAIARVHLVAGSGEITCNGRSLEDYFPNKLHQQAILSPLNLLEREGQFAIKATIHGGGPTGQAGALRLAIARALNTYNPADRAALKKAGYLTRDARAVERKKAGLHKARRAPQYSKR; this is encoded by the coding sequence GTGACCGAACCGAACAACACCGAAGACTTCGCTGCCGACGCCGCGGACATCGCCGCTGCCGCCGCAGCCACCGAGGAGTTCAGCTACACCATCGGTGACGCTGTCGCCCCGGAGGCCGAGGAGCAGGTCGAGGAGACCGCCCCGATCGTTCACGAGGGCCCGATCCAGACCGTCGGCCGTCGTAAGCGCGCCATCGCCCGTGTGCACCTCGTCGCCGGTTCCGGTGAGATCACCTGCAACGGCCGTTCGCTGGAGGACTACTTCCCGAACAAGCTGCACCAGCAGGCGATCCTCTCCCCGCTGAACCTGCTCGAGCGTGAGGGTCAGTTCGCCATCAAGGCCACCATCCACGGTGGCGGCCCGACCGGTCAGGCCGGTGCCCTGCGCCTGGCCATCGCCCGTGCGCTGAACACCTACAACCCGGCTGACCGTGCCGCCCTGAAGAAGGCCGGCTACCTCACCCGTGACGCCCGCGCCGTCGAGCGTAAGAAGGCCGGTCTGCACAAGGCACGTCGTGCCCCGCAGTACTCCAAGCGCTAA
- the glmM gene encoding phosphoglucosamine mutase: MTRLFGTDGVRGLANKDLTAPLAMKLGAAAAHVLTADRKSTELRPTAIVGRDPRVSGEMLAAALSAGLASRGVDVLRVGVIPTPGVAYLTDDYGADLGVMISASHNPMPDNGIKFFSSGGRKLPDTVEDEIEAAMVELNGQGPTGTGVGRIIEESPDAQDRYLAHLRESAPADLTGIKVVVDTANGAASEVAPLAYAAAGAEVVAIHNKPNAYNINDNCGSTHIEQIQKAVVEYGADLGLAHDGDADRCLAVDADGNVVDGDQIMAILAVGMKEKSELRKNTLVATVMSNLGLKLAMEEQGIDILHTAVGDRYVLEELNAGGFRLGGEQSGHIVMPNHSTTGDGTLSGLKLMARMAETGSSLAELARVMTVLPQVLINVPVPDKSAVMGDDRVAAAMAEAETELGHTGRVLLRPSGTEALFRVMVEAAEEESARKVAGRLAAVVAAV, encoded by the coding sequence ATGACTCGACTTTTCGGAACTGACGGCGTTCGCGGCCTGGCGAACAAGGACCTGACCGCACCGTTGGCCATGAAGCTGGGGGCCGCGGCCGCCCACGTGCTCACCGCTGACCGGAAGTCCACGGAACTGCGGCCCACCGCGATCGTCGGACGTGACCCGCGCGTCTCCGGGGAGATGCTCGCGGCCGCCCTGTCCGCCGGCCTGGCCTCACGCGGCGTCGACGTCCTGCGCGTCGGCGTCATCCCGACCCCGGGCGTGGCCTACCTGACCGACGATTACGGCGCCGATCTGGGCGTGATGATCTCGGCCTCCCACAACCCGATGCCCGACAACGGCATCAAGTTCTTCTCCTCGGGCGGGCGCAAGCTGCCCGACACGGTGGAGGACGAGATCGAGGCCGCCATGGTGGAGCTCAACGGCCAGGGGCCGACCGGCACGGGCGTCGGCCGCATCATCGAGGAGTCCCCGGACGCCCAGGATCGCTACCTTGCCCACCTGAGGGAGTCCGCACCGGCCGACCTGACCGGCATCAAAGTTGTCGTGGACACGGCCAACGGCGCAGCCTCCGAGGTCGCCCCGCTGGCCTACGCCGCCGCGGGCGCCGAGGTGGTGGCCATCCACAACAAGCCCAACGCCTACAACATCAACGACAACTGCGGTTCCACCCACATCGAGCAGATCCAGAAGGCCGTCGTCGAGTACGGCGCCGACCTGGGTCTGGCCCACGACGGCGACGCCGACCGCTGTCTGGCGGTGGACGCGGACGGCAACGTCGTCGACGGCGACCAGATCATGGCGATCCTGGCCGTGGGCATGAAGGAGAAGTCGGAGCTGCGCAAGAACACCCTGGTGGCCACCGTCATGAGCAACCTGGGGCTGAAGCTGGCGATGGAGGAGCAGGGCATCGACATCCTCCACACCGCCGTCGGCGACCGCTACGTCCTCGAGGAACTCAACGCCGGCGGTTTCCGCCTCGGCGGCGAGCAGTCCGGCCACATCGTCATGCCGAACCACTCCACCACCGGTGACGGCACGCTCTCCGGTCTCAAGCTCATGGCCCGGATGGCGGAGACCGGCTCGTCCCTGGCCGAGCTCGCCCGGGTCATGACGGTCCTGCCGCAGGTGCTCATCAACGTGCCCGTCCCGGACAAGAGCGCCGTCATGGGCGACGATCGTGTCGCCGCGGCGATGGCGGAGGCCGAGACCGAACTCGGCCACACCGGCCGGGTGCTGCTGCGCCCCTCCGGCACCGAGGCGCTGTTCCGCGTGATGGTCGAGGCCGCCGAGGAGGAGTCCGCCCGCAAGGTGGCGGGCCGTCTCGCCGCCGTCGTGGCCGCCGTGTAG
- a CDS encoding dienelactone hydrolase family protein — translation MSENLKKHLANLSKRGPHRVLVGDLGYAGLKGKIYTPAEGKRLPAVAFGHDWTKPVAKYRATLRHLASWGIVVAAPDTETGFTPDHRGLAADLETALQIAAGVKLGNGNVTVGPGRLGMIGHGMGGGAAVLAAANNSKVQAVATAYPAATAPPAEIAARSIDVPGLVIGSGQAGLVEAGNPAKLAYNWAGPVAYREIENGNQQGFSEDTLFKLFVGLGRPQTAAQDSVRGLLVGFLLHQLAGEKEYAGFSAPLAEAKKITSYTGEELAEKAGPARDDALPF, via the coding sequence GTGTCTGAGAATCTGAAGAAGCACCTGGCGAACCTGTCCAAGCGCGGCCCGCACCGCGTGCTCGTCGGCGACCTCGGGTACGCCGGTCTCAAGGGGAAGATCTACACCCCCGCGGAGGGCAAGCGGCTGCCCGCGGTGGCTTTCGGACACGACTGGACGAAGCCGGTGGCCAAGTACCGCGCCACCCTCCGCCATCTGGCCAGCTGGGGGATCGTCGTGGCCGCCCCGGACACGGAGACCGGTTTCACACCGGACCACCGCGGCTTGGCCGCCGACCTCGAGACCGCCCTGCAGATCGCGGCGGGCGTCAAACTCGGCAACGGCAACGTGACCGTCGGCCCCGGTCGCCTCGGCATGATCGGACACGGCATGGGCGGCGGCGCCGCGGTGCTCGCCGCGGCCAACAACAGCAAGGTCCAGGCCGTGGCCACCGCCTACCCCGCCGCCACCGCCCCGCCGGCGGAGATCGCCGCCCGCTCCATCGACGTGCCCGGCCTGGTGATCGGCTCCGGGCAGGCGGGCCTGGTCGAGGCGGGCAACCCGGCCAAGCTCGCCTACAACTGGGCCGGCCCCGTCGCCTACCGTGAGATCGAGAACGGCAACCAGCAGGGCTTCTCCGAGGACACCCTGTTCAAGCTGTTCGTCGGCCTCGGTCGACCGCAGACCGCCGCCCAGGACTCCGTCCGTGGCCTGCTCGTCGGCTTCCTCCTGCACCAGCTCGCGGGAGAAAAGGAGTACGCCGGATTCTCCGCCCCGCTGGCCGAGGCGAAGAAGATCACCAGCTACACCGGTGAGGAGCTCGCCGAGAAGGCCGGTCCCGCCCGCGACGACGCCCTCCCCTTCTGA
- the glmS gene encoding glutamine--fructose-6-phosphate transaminase (isomerizing), giving the protein MCGIVGYVGERQGLNLALEALRRMEYRGYDSSGIAVAGTDEQDQRVVTMVKRAGKLANLEDRIAEIGEENLAGTTAIGHTRWATHGRPTDENAHPHLSFDGRAAIVHNGIIENFAPLRAELEAAGIELTSETDSEVAAHLLARAYNEGGTAGDFRASALHVLSRLEGAFTLLFMHADHPDQIIAARRSTPLIVGVGEGEMFLGSDVAAFIEFTKNAVELEQDNVVVITKDSYEVLNFDGTPGQGKPFTIDWDLAAAEKGGYDSFMLKEIHEQPAAVRDTLAGHFSEGRVILDEQHLSETDLKSVNQVFVVACGSAYHSGLLAKYAIEHWVRIPVQIEVASEFRYRDPVLDERTLVLAISQSGETADTLEAVRHAKTQGAKVLAVCNTNGSQIPRESDAVLYTHAGPEIGVASTKAFLAQVAANYIVGLALAQAKGTKYPDEIREIWDALEEIPAKIEELLEVKDQVGEIAGFLGAVQTMLFLGRGVGYPIALEGALKLKELAYIHAEGFAAGELKHGPIALIEDDLPVVVIVPSPRGVKLLHSKIVSNIQEIRARGAKTIVIAEEGDTAVEPYANWLIRLPQTSTIMQPLLATVPLQFLAADIARECGNEDIDKPRNLAKSVTVE; this is encoded by the coding sequence ATGTGTGGAATTGTTGGATATGTCGGTGAACGACAGGGGCTGAATCTTGCGCTCGAGGCGCTGCGCCGTATGGAGTACCGCGGGTACGACTCGTCCGGTATCGCGGTGGCGGGCACCGATGAGCAGGATCAGCGGGTCGTCACCATGGTGAAGCGGGCCGGCAAGCTCGCGAACCTCGAGGATCGTATCGCGGAGATCGGCGAGGAGAATCTGGCCGGCACCACCGCCATCGGCCACACCCGCTGGGCCACCCACGGTCGCCCGACCGACGAGAACGCCCACCCCCACCTGTCCTTCGACGGCCGCGCCGCGATCGTCCACAACGGCATCATCGAGAACTTTGCCCCGCTGCGCGCCGAGCTGGAGGCCGCGGGTATCGAGCTGACCTCCGAGACCGACTCCGAGGTCGCCGCCCATCTGCTGGCGCGCGCCTACAACGAGGGCGGGACCGCCGGTGACTTCCGCGCCAGCGCCCTGCACGTCCTGAGCCGTCTCGAGGGCGCCTTCACCCTGCTGTTCATGCACGCCGACCACCCGGACCAGATCATCGCCGCCCGCCGTTCCACCCCGTTGATCGTCGGGGTCGGCGAGGGTGAGATGTTCCTCGGCTCCGATGTCGCCGCCTTCATCGAGTTCACGAAGAACGCCGTGGAGCTTGAACAGGACAACGTCGTGGTCATCACCAAGGACTCCTACGAGGTCCTCAACTTCGACGGCACGCCGGGGCAGGGCAAGCCGTTCACCATCGACTGGGATCTCGCGGCGGCCGAGAAGGGCGGCTACGACTCCTTCATGCTGAAGGAGATCCACGAGCAGCCCGCCGCCGTGCGCGACACTCTGGCCGGCCACTTCAGCGAGGGGCGTGTCATCCTCGACGAGCAGCACCTGTCCGAGACCGACCTGAAGTCCGTCAACCAGGTCTTCGTCGTTGCCTGCGGCTCCGCCTACCACTCCGGCCTGCTGGCCAAGTACGCCATCGAACACTGGGTGCGCATCCCCGTCCAGATCGAGGTGGCCTCCGAGTTCCGCTACCGCGATCCGGTGCTGGACGAGCGCACCCTGGTGCTGGCGATCTCCCAGTCCGGCGAGACCGCCGACACCCTCGAGGCCGTGCGCCACGCCAAGACCCAGGGCGCGAAGGTGCTGGCGGTGTGTAACACCAACGGCTCACAGATCCCGCGCGAGTCCGACGCCGTGCTCTACACCCACGCCGGCCCGGAGATCGGGGTGGCCTCCACCAAGGCCTTCCTCGCCCAGGTCGCCGCGAACTACATCGTCGGTCTGGCCCTGGCGCAGGCGAAGGGCACGAAGTACCCGGACGAGATCCGCGAGATCTGGGACGCCCTGGAGGAGATCCCCGCCAAGATCGAGGAGCTGCTGGAGGTCAAGGACCAGGTCGGGGAGATCGCCGGGTTCCTCGGCGCCGTCCAGACCATGCTCTTCCTCGGGCGCGGCGTCGGCTATCCCATCGCGCTGGAGGGCGCGCTCAAGCTCAAGGAGCTGGCCTATATCCACGCCGAGGGGTTCGCCGCCGGTGAGCTCAAGCACGGCCCGATCGCCCTGATCGAGGATGACCTGCCGGTCGTCGTCATCGTCCCGTCCCCGCGCGGCGTGAAGCTGCTGCACTCGAAGATCGTCTCCAACATCCAGGAGATCCGCGCCCGTGGCGCGAAGACGATCGTCATCGCGGAGGAGGGCGACACCGCCGTCGAGCCGTACGCCAACTGGCTGATCCGCCTGCCGCAGACCTCCACGATCATGCAGCCGCTGCTGGCGACCGTCCCGCTGCAGTTCCTGGCCGCCGACATCGCCCGCGAGTGCGGCAACGAGGACATCGACAAGCCGCGCAACCTCGCGAAGTCCGTCACCGTGGAGTAG